In Aegilops tauschii subsp. strangulata cultivar AL8/78 chromosome 3, Aet v6.0, whole genome shotgun sequence, one genomic interval encodes:
- the LOC109740501 gene encoding F-box protein At5g49610-like: MAEAASAAGATPLLPGLPDEISIWEILVRLPPKPLLRCRAVCPAWRRATSARDFLLAHHARQPALPLLYRRSGNGSSIDIIPCDHQAADELRSVARLDGAPGIFLQACCDGLLILGTWNKTDEGYAMMASICNPVTRQYAPLHQLDGFTFLGMYPHCPTDEYRLLLYLAPRFKDDAQSGSYIFTLGSDQPPRHIGCRDAKELLHSPRSVHFHGSLHWHTERLIMVFDTTSESFRQMRSPIVPDHVIGDLFEMSDMLGMFSLNAEETIVDIWVMLDYESQVWASKGRVELPISGIRLQLEKFDTWLDLVAASWNGDDVLMMVKFEDDSLLQIDIDGKLVASLHRRFLCPTRLRLKQSLVSHTFFPTLEGYVVNALPFI, translated from the coding sequence ATGGCGGAGGCCGCAAGTGCAGCTGGAGCGACGCCACTACTCCCTGGCCTCCCCGATGAGATCTCCATCTGGGAGATTCTCGTCCGCCTGCCCCCCAAACCCCTCCTCCGCTGCCGCGCCGTCTGCCCCGCCTGGCGCCGCGCCACCTCCGCCCGCGACTTCCTCCTCGCCCACCACGCCCGCCAGCccgccctccccctcctctacCGTCGCAGTGGCAATGGCTCGTCCATAGACATCATCCCCTGCGACCATCAGGCAGCCGACGAGCTCCGGTCAGTTGCCCGACTTGATGGCGCCCCCGGCATCTTTCTGCAGGCCTGCTGTGACGGCCTCCTCATCTTGGGCACATGGAATAAGACGGATGAAGGCTACGCTATGATGGCCTCCATCTGCAACCCGGTCACTCGGCAATATGCTCCCCTACACCAGCTTGATGGCTTTACCTTCTTGGGGATGTACCCACACTGCCCTACCGACGAGTACCGACTATTGCTCTACCTGGCCCCGAGGTTCAAGGATGATGCTCAAAGTGGCTCCTACATCTTCACGTTAGGCTCCGACCAGCCGCCGAGACACATAGGGTGCCGTGATGCCAAGGAATTGCTGCATTCCCCCAGATCTGTCCATTTTCATGGTAGCCTGCATTGGCATACAGAGCGGCTAATAATGGTATTTGACACCACCTCAGAGTCGTTCCGGCAGATGCGCTCCCCAATTGTTCCTGACCATGTCATTGGCGACCTGTTTGAGATGAGTGACATGCTTGGCATGTTCAGTCTTAATGCTGAAGAGACAATTGTTGATATCTGGGTGATGCTGGACTATGAGAGCCAAGTCTGGGCCTCCAAAGGCCGGGTTGAGTTGCCGATTTCAGGGATTAGGTTGCAATTAGAAAAGTTTGACACTTGGTTGGATCTGGTGGCCGCATCTTGGAACGGTGATGACGTGCTCATGATGGTCAAATTTGAAGACGACTCCCTACTTCAGATTGACATTGATGGCAAGTTGGTTGCTAGTCTCCATCGCCGATTCCTCTGTCCTACTCGACTTCGGCTCAAACAGTCTCTAGTTTCACATACCTTCTTTCCGACTCTAGAGGGTTATGTTGTCAATGCTTTGCCTTTCATCTGA